From a region of the Arachis ipaensis cultivar K30076 chromosome B09, Araip1.1, whole genome shotgun sequence genome:
- the LOC107616252 gene encoding uncharacterized protein LOC107616252 — translation MALIVEVYQQIADKGILSKPHQLKDRTGGNKNLYCDYHKGFDHKTQDCFDLKDALEQAILEGKLSEFSQFIREPRRQELEEDNDRGFTVVKVIVGRNIALRSKSAAKKDAKILAVSSTNHGPSPRRTPRISFEPEDQWFHDIPENPPMVITAKVGTGLVKRILVDTGADSNIMFRNVFDALGLRETDLKTYQHGVVGLGDNFIKPDGIVSLSVSIGGGQGKRSLMAKFVVLRDSTAYNLILGRKTINEFCAVICTKMLIMKFVANDGSVGSLRGDLETVVACDNASLSLKKKSKEASGIFLADLDARIDDKPRPEPEGDLEKFRVGD, via the exons ATGGCCCTGATCGTTGAGGTGTACCAACAAATAGCCGACAAAGGCATCTTGTCGAAACCCCACCAGCTCAAGGACAGAACTGGCGGAAACAAGAATCTCTACTGTGACTACCACAAAGGTTTCGACCATAAAACCCAAGATTGTTTTGACTTGAAGGATGCTTTGGAACAGGCAATTCTTGAAGGCAAACTGTCGGAGTTCTCACAGTTCATAAGAGAACCAAGGAG GCAAGAACTCGAAGAAGACAACGACCGCGGCTTCACTGTCGTGAAAGTCATAGTCGGAAGAAACATAGCACTGAGATCGAAGTCGGCAGCAAAGAAAGACGCCAAGATTCTGGCCGTATCATCAACTAACCATGGACCCTCCCCCAGGAGAACCCCAAGGATATCATTCGAACCAGAGGACCAATGGTTCCACGACATCCCGGAGAACCCTCCCATGGTAATCACGGCAAAAGTGGGAACAGGTTTGGTCAAGCGAATTCTCGTTGACACCGGTGCCGACTCCAACATTATGTTCAGAAACGTGTTTGACGCCCTGGGCCTCCGAGAAACCGACTTAAAAACTTATCAGCACGGGGTGGTCGGCCTAGGAGACAATTTTATAAAACCTGACGGGATAGTCTCCCTCTCGGTCTCTATAGGAGGGGGTCAAGGAAAGAGGTCGCTAATGGCAAAGTTTGTTGTTCTGAGGGACTCCACGGCTTACAACCTTATCTTAGGGAGGAAAACAATCAACGAGTTCTGTGCGGTAATATGCACTAAGATGCTGATCATGAAGTTTGTAGCCAACGATGGATCGGTGGGATCCCTTAGGGGAGACTTGGAAACGGTGGTCGCGTGCGACAATGCCAGCCTTTCCCTAAAGAAGAAGTCGAAGGAGGCGTCTGGGATCTTCCTAGCCGATCTGGATGCTAGGATTGACGATAAACCGAGACCAGAGCCTGAAGGAGACCTGGAAAAGTTTAGGGTCGGGGACTAA